Genomic window (Raphanus sativus cultivar WK10039 unplaced genomic scaffold, ASM80110v3 Scaffold3472, whole genome shotgun sequence):
AAAGACATGGTTGAAAAAGGTTCAAGAAGATTGGAAGATTCTTGAGAAAGATTTGCCAGGTTGgtgtatatatactatatactaTATACTATATACTTGTTCTCTTTTTGTTTCTAACACTTCATTCTTTTTGCAAACAGAGACGATATTTGTCAGAGCCTGTGAGTCAAGAATGGATCTTATGAGAGCTGTAATCATTGGAGCTGAGGGGACTCCTTACCATGACGGTCTTTTCTTTTTCGATATTCAGTTCCCAGATAACTATCCTTCAGTGCCACCAGTATGTCCTCAGGAACTTTGTTCTGTTTTTGGAACCCTTTAATGATTACTAGTTTCGATTTCTCTTTGACAGAAAGTTCATTACCATTCCGGTGGGCTTAGGATCAACCCAAACCTATACAACTGTGGTAAAGTATGCTTGAGTCTTCTCGGTACATGGACCGGTAACAAGAGGGAGAAATGGCTCCCACAGGAGTCAACAATGTTGCAGCTTCTCGTCTCAATCCAAGCGCTCATCTTGAATCAGAAACCATACTTCAACGAACCTGGCTATGAGGCCACCAAGGGGACTACATCAGGCGAGGCCCACTCCAAAGTTTACAGTGAGAACGTTTTCATATTGTCGTTAAAGACTATGGTTTACAGCATGAGGAAGCCACCCAAGGTAATTAGTTGGacgaagagtttttttttgttctttgaatataattattataataaataaaataaaacaaatctaaAAGTAATATATCAATACAAATGCTAAAAACacgtaagaaaaaaaacacaaataataaatcaattcaaatatttttaatcattaaatatataaattaaagatagcattaaatatataaatttaagataGCAAAAGCGTTTCTTGATTATTTGAAGAGTGTTAATAGTTGTGATGGATGTGCAGCACTTTGAAGAGTTTGTTCTTAGCCATTACTTTGTGAAGGCACTTGACATAGTTAGAGCGTGCAATGCTTACAAAAATGGAGCTCCTGTTGGTTCCATTGTTAAAGGTGGTGTCCAAGGCATTGAGGAAACTAGCCAGAGTGGCTCTAAGAAGTTTAGGACCGATGTGGCCGCCTTTACGAAGACAGTTGCTGGTGAGTTCGTTAAGTTAGGAGTCAAGGAGCTAGAAGAAAAACCTAAACCACCGCCTGTGGTCAATGCAAACACAGAGAGTAATACAGCTAACCGTAAGAGAAGCAGATCATCGAGGTGAGTGAGCCAAATCCacctttttgttttgatgttATTAATAATAagcagagagaaagagaagtcTTTTCCCAAATTGATCataacttattagtattttccgtttaaaaattcaaaatgttttcttattttatgcttttataTATGTTAGGATGGTATAACTAATTATAATTTACCGTATCATTATGATTGGTTAAGTTACATATAATCTATATAGTAAATgctattttttttaagatttgtggttttagctaaaaaaataGAGGGAATATTCTTATGAGTATTGTTTGGATTGAGAACCT
Coding sequences:
- the LOC108830975 gene encoding putative ubiquitin-conjugating enzyme E2 38; protein product: MDPDVVEISPPHPLASTSRTRKPRKVNLEVIDVEQYHVDKMNKGKAVGVIPMDVDGYTVVLNDIPTGVQVAISTNGSNPFLAAPSTTVQHQTPNVVMEPSPSSRPVNCDDASASSEAVTSAQANYLRDFKRFDTVDDFSDHHYASKGKASKQHSKTWLKKVQEDWKILEKDLPETIFVRACESRMDLMRAVIIGAEGTPYHDGLFFFDIQFPDNYPSVPPKVHYHSGGLRINPNLYNCGKVCLSLLGTWTGNKREKWLPQESTMLQLLVSIQALILNQKPYFNEPGYEATKGTTSGEAHSKVYSENVFILSLKTMVYSMRKPPKHFEEFVLSHYFVKALDIVRACNAYKNGAPVGSIVKGGVQGIEETSQSGSKKFRTDVAAFTKTVAGEFVKLGVKELEEKPKPPPVVNANTESNTANRKRSRSSSIKEFLANIGRCVFQLD